The Arachis duranensis cultivar V14167 chromosome 9, aradu.V14167.gnm2.J7QH, whole genome shotgun sequence genomic sequence AACCCAAGTTGGTTAAGTAGGAAAATGACTATGATGGAGGCTTTTTCACTCACATCACatcatcttttcctttttctttttatttttatgctatGAAGCACAAACACTTCGTAGAGTTGTCATATTCGTGTGTAGAACACATTTTGAACACAACATTCGTCGACACTTGTCTGACACGCAAATTTGTTATATCCaaccgtgtcttaataaaaaaaaaaacttttttgaatATGCTTGAACACACCTAAATAGCATGTTCAGCCTTTCTTAAAATTTGTGTGTCGAGATGTCCTGTGTTGTCGTGTCGACATAGTTTTTTTGACAAATCTAATTACTAACATCTATCTTGGGCTAAAATTAGTGTAAGTTCGTTTTTAGGGCCCAAGAAAACAAGATTTCATACTGAGGCCCAATACAGAATGGATCAGAAGCATATAGCCCGATGCAGAAGAAGCCTTATGTCATGAATAATATTTCAtctatttctccttcttcaGCCCTCACCATGATCCCAAAAACAAAAATCTCCTTCTTTTAAGGCCTTTGTACATCTCTTATGTGTTAAGGGGTTTCCAACTTCAAACATACATAgctgtcttttttttcttctttttgattcttcttctttcattttaaatGTAGTGATAACAAAATGGGTATTCTTCTTCAATAGCTTTGATAACATACCCTACCATGCTTAATTGATGATTTGATGTACTACTACTCAATGAAGTGTGACCTACCGTGTTTCTCAAGTAAGAGGCACCTTTTCTAAAGGCTTTAGTATAAGTCACAAGGCATTCAAGATTTCTTTCGCAAAAGCATTGGTCGGTCATTAAACGCAAATGCGCGTGAGAGAGGTGTAACTGCCCTTCCTCCATTCCTATCACTTGGTGTGTGAGAGACATTCACTCCTCAAAACAATAATAAGCAaatgtaaagaaaaagaagaaaataattgtcggaaaatgttttttaaaaatgaatttgCAAGTTTCTTAGGCATAATTTGTGTATGCGTATTAATAAGTTATTATGAATAAGGTGAAAATTTACCtgcatttatttttttgtaaaattaatagttgAAATTTATGTAaagttcaataatttttttttaacaaaatccaaaaatatataaaaaagaacttAAAATGAGTGGTTGTGCATGTGTTGCATGTTATTAAAGCATTCATTAATTATATACTCAAAAACTATACCGTAATATATAAGTGATCCGTAAAAGACAATTTTACATCTTTTTAGAATAAGAAACTTTTACTTTGTGAAATAAGTTTGAtcattaaatttgaataaagaaggaaaaaaaagaaataaatgataGACAAGAAAAGTGAATTCACCGAAAAATAAGAATTTGTAACGTTCGTGGACACTAATTTCTTCGATCTACAGTATATGTCCATTCTTAGGATTTATGGTGCTTTCAATGTTTATTAAATGTATTTGTTGCCAATACGGGGTGTTTTTTTATTGGATCGGAGCACACATGTCTAGCACTTGTTGCATATGATACAAGTGATTTTCAGTAATTGCTCTATCACTTTCTGATAGAAATCACAAATAATCATGTGTGGATAAGGTTATCTTTGAAAAATTGAGAAATTTCATCCAATATTTAAATTTCCAGACAACTTAGTTACTTGCAAgtgtattatttattaaatgttaTTTTACGCAAGAATCTTATATTACCAACTGCTTAAATTTTTCCCATGATTTAGTAGTTACGAATATATCagtactttttcaaaataattaattttgctaCAGGACCCCAATTTTTTTAGGACACGGTATAAATGatagtaatttaaatttaaaaaaaaacacgaGAGTAAAAACTCCAAAATTGTAAAGTAGTTCACATTGGAAAATTAAAATGTGGATgcaaatagtttttttttttccttcccaAAGTAGTTCTCATTTTTGTTTCGTTTTAGCTCAAGTATCCACCTCAAGTGATATTATCCAAAGGTGACCCAGAGTAAGAAGTAGTATTTGATATCTTGAGGAACCCATCAAAATGGGATGGATCTATTTTTAATCATGGTTATGAGAAGTTGAGAACCGATTGAACTGGTCAGTTCAATGGATTAATCAGAAATTAACTATTAGACAGTTCAGATAAAAAAATCGATTGCTAACAAATGGgtcaaaaagttgaaaaaattgattaaagaaaaaaaaaaaaagcgNAACTTTATTCATTTAATAGTCAGTTTGATTTTTAGAACATTACTTTTTACATTCTCTCTTTGTTAGAGGaccctttctcttctcttaaATAGTTAAATCACATATGCATACAATCATGTTATACGtgtatatatatcaaaattattcataaaaattaattattaatataaaataaatataaaaatatatattaaaaataaattaaataatacatatatttatatataagtatataatgtGTTTATTTTCTTCAGATAATAACTAACTATANNNNNNNNNNNNNNNNNNNNNNNNNNNNNNNNNNNNNNNNNNNNNNNNNNNNNNNNNNNNNNNNNNNNNNNNNNNNNNNNNNNNNNNNNNNNNNNNNNNNNNNNNNNNNNNNATAGTACTTAATAAATTtgtgtttaatttgtttaaaaggtaaaagaagaagaggtgAATCCATCCTTTTTATACTGAGAAATACTATAAGTCagtaattttgatattttgtaaccattaattagttattaataatatttttaaagatgtgAGATTATATCTAATGATAAGAGatcacttatttttattttaataattaaatactgatcaaaaaacacaaaaattattgccctaaactttttcttttatatttgtgCCATACATTAAATTAAGTATTATAGAAGAGACCACGATACAAATTGAATAGCAtcgcaataataataataataataataataataataataataattttatatataagatCGGTAATCAACAGAGTACATATACAAGCATATATTGGAAGCAAATAAAGCAATAACATTCTCCCAATAAGTACATACAAACCACACACAGTAGTAGAAGTAGTAGTAAGCTGGAAAGATAAATTATACGACGAAAGATACATAAAATCGAAAAGCacaataattcaataatattattgttgTACGTATGTATACGTATATGTATGTATACAGATAGAGGCGTCAGCCAAAGAGGTGGTGCTTCTTCTTGCCATGAgcttcttcatcttcctctttAGCTTCCTTCTTCTCATGATGCTCATGGAAGGCAAAACCTCCAGATCCCACTGCAGCTGCTGCTGCTACCTCCTCTTCTATCTTGTGCCTGTGAGCATGCTCTGGATCTTTCTTCGCCTCGTGCTTCTCATACTGTCCATgtccaattttcaaaattaattaattcatgcaaacaaaaattaattaattaattaagaaaatgaaaattactTACCAAGGCATAGGCACCAGCAGCTGCAGCACCAAACTCACCGAGATGCTCAAGCTTCTTGTGgtgcttctcttctttcttgtaGTCAACCTCATCTTCATTTCTTCGATCACCGTCATCACGCCCATAGCCACCGCCATAGCCACCGGAAGAAGGTTCATCACTGGAGTAAGCTGTCTTGTTGTAACCGccagattcaccatagccaccACCGCCAGAAGGCTTATCGTAACCACCTTGATCGCCATAGCCGCCAGACTCACCGTAACCACCGGAAGGATTATCATCGTAGGATGATGGCTTGTTATAGCCACCGGCAGAGCCACCGTAACCACCAGTTTCCTCGGAGGAGTATGATGATGACTTGTTGTAGCCAGAGTCAGTGTCTATGGGTCTGTCTTCATCGTCTTTGCGGTGGTNNNNNNNNNNNNNNNNNNNNNNNNNNNNNNNNNNNNNNNNNNNNNNNNNNNNNNNNNAGACATGGTGGATTGAGAGAGAGAAATAAGAATGAAATGTGTGAGTGTAAGGTAGGATGGGATTGGTGGTATGTGATAGGTACCTATTTATAAACGGATATCATCATGTTAATTGCATGagaccaaaaacaaaataaataaacaaattcatgaTCTACACATCacattttttcttatatattcttgttttctattaaaattaagaGTAATGCTAAGGGACCAACAACTTATGTGATTGATAGCAATTAAATAACTGTTAATGATGATTTAATAATGTGAGATTGATGTGATATTTTATCcaataatttatctttttttgctGGTTACATgttggccaaaattcaatataattacTGGCTCTCTAGACTTTtcctaaaattaattataaacataaaaaaatttacttttatatcataaaaaatgtGCTAataattttttccaaaaaaaaaaagagaaaacaaataaaatcaaattgaaattgTCATTTCTagtgaaaatataaataattttggtaaagtagctaagaaaaaaaaaaagaaaaaaattgaaaggaaaatatCTGAGTCCCCGGCCCACATGTTTTACTTTTCTCTTTGGAACGGAgactatttaatatttatgtaactttcttaatttctttttacttgtagttgtaatttttttggatttggatcctttaaagtttgaattttattttagagaataaagtgtgatctttcattattaattttataggtgggaccaagaataaatatgaaagagaaattatttAAAGGTAGAAGATcatactttactctctaaagtgaaattcaaactttagagaatccaaatccaatttttttagtttaataatttaattatttatttttatttaaggaTGTTAATAAATTGGGTTAAGACGAATTTAATTAGGCCTGAATTCAATCTTAAAAGATTACCATATTTATTTTAACCTAATTCAAAATAAGTTGGAtcgattaaatataaaattagtatatataaatttataaagtttttatattaaaataaNNNNNNNNNNNNNNNNNNNNNNNNNNNNNNNNNNNNNNNNNNNNNNNNNNNNNNNNNNNNNNNNNAAGGCAACTTGAAGCATAACTCGAACccaagtaaaaaataaatcgAATAAAAAGTGACAAAACTAAATTTGGCAAAATATATCTTAGTTTTGGGTCAAATTTTACCTAGGACCAGATATTAAATACGTTTATTTTTagtctatatttttaaatattaatcttttagcatttttagttaaatttttcgaagtttttttttttaaatttagactctttcaaaaaattaaagattaagaacataattttataataaaaaattaatcctttatatttgttcttttaTATCTGCATAAATAAAGAATGAATGGTACGGTGTGATAGATTATATAGCACTTGAAAATGGGACAATTTACTCAGTAACGGAGCCACATTATAAGAAAAGGACCAATAGCCTCCAAATTAATAAGTTGTATATAtaagtctttaattttttttaatttttaatttttttcttaatttatattttttatattagtccTTCCCAAAAAATTTCTAACTCCACCACTGAATCTACtgattatttgtttatttatttattattattattttacacaGTGGTGAAAGCAACTtacttaaaaacaaaaaaaggatgGATATATGATCATGAAGTTAGATAAACATGTGTCATTGGGTAGGCAAGTTCCTTCTTTTTTGGTAGGGGCCATTAATGATATTAGTGGTAAGCTTTGAAATTTCGGATCTCTATTAATGCTTTATAAGTTTAGAAGAagattttcttttattccttttttttttctacgaTGTGTTTCAATAGactaatagttaatttattataaatcagaaatttttttaagagtttattactaataaataaattattatatatacaaaataaaatttaaattttaatatttacttaaataaactaattaactattaaaccaatcaaaattaatttccttttcttttattcgGTACACATTGCATTGCATTTAATTTTGGGCCATATACTATATATCTAGATATAAggatatattttacatatacgTACATACATGATACAGGTGAAACAATAATATATAGTTGTTTAGAATTTATTCCCGCGTACAGTACAATATAAAGATTGTCATTT encodes the following:
- the LOC107467856 gene encoding abscisic stress-ripening protein 5 (The sequence of the model RefSeq protein was modified relative to this genomic sequence to represent the inferred CDS: added 34 bases not found in genome assembly), which encodes MSDENRSRGLFHHRKDDEDRPIDTDSGYNKSSSYSSEETGGYGGSAGGYNKPSSYDDNPSGGYGESGGYGDQGGYDKPSGGGGYGESGGYNKTAYSSDEPSSGGYGGGYGRDDGDRRNEDEVDYKKEEKHHKKLEHLGEFGAAAAGAYALYEKHEAKKDPEHAHRHKIEEEVAAAAAVGSGGFAFHEHHEKKEAKEEDEEAHGKKKHHLFG